In a single window of the Bradyrhizobium sp. ORS 285 genome:
- a CDS encoding acyltransferase: MNDQRFIGSLTGLRFIAAATVAIGHGAPSLGHGWPAELIAQVSSIGMTMFFVLSGFVLWLNYARRFQTQPVGDALREFAIARFARLYPMYAVVVLAIVTYLMIARGLSAPSLGFILTMTQAWFPVQNGTMLVAVVPALQHLWSISVELFFYLLFPFICFLLAGITRLSTVIWLAVANILAFALTIAAFFTFGPTVLQAVVPSLQHGGMQWLTYYAPYLHVAQFLAGCFAAMIYQNRALAEPGPAELQRVTWLVWLSLTGLACAPVLMFLQPRLPGLSFSIELAVRMIEISAFSILFVATSRYGRARWLSSRALIIGGECSYSIYLLHPFLIRLAMIGKSNQPGFVELVIRLALFVGIATAVALISYILIEARGRAWIRRALGSSAPREVIQAKVS; this comes from the coding sequence GTGAATGATCAGCGGTTCATCGGCTCACTCACCGGCCTGCGCTTTATCGCCGCTGCGACGGTCGCAATCGGTCACGGCGCGCCCTCTCTGGGGCACGGTTGGCCGGCGGAGCTGATCGCGCAGGTCAGCAGCATCGGCATGACCATGTTTTTCGTGCTGAGCGGCTTCGTTCTCTGGCTCAATTACGCCCGACGTTTTCAGACCCAGCCGGTGGGAGACGCTCTTCGCGAGTTCGCGATCGCGCGCTTCGCCCGGCTGTATCCCATGTACGCCGTCGTCGTCCTTGCCATCGTCACCTACCTGATGATCGCCCGAGGGCTCTCGGCCCCCTCTCTCGGCTTCATCCTGACGATGACACAGGCCTGGTTTCCGGTGCAGAACGGCACGATGCTGGTCGCCGTCGTCCCGGCGCTGCAGCACCTCTGGTCGATCAGCGTCGAGCTGTTCTTCTATCTGCTGTTTCCGTTCATCTGTTTCCTGCTGGCCGGCATCACCCGCCTGTCGACGGTGATATGGCTTGCGGTCGCGAACATCCTCGCCTTTGCGCTGACCATCGCTGCCTTCTTCACGTTCGGCCCGACGGTCCTTCAAGCTGTCGTGCCGAGCCTCCAACACGGCGGAATGCAGTGGCTCACCTACTACGCCCCCTACCTTCACGTGGCGCAGTTTCTGGCCGGGTGCTTCGCGGCGATGATCTACCAGAACCGTGCTCTCGCCGAGCCTGGTCCTGCAGAGCTCCAACGCGTGACCTGGCTGGTCTGGCTATCCCTCACGGGCTTGGCCTGCGCCCCCGTGCTGATGTTCTTGCAGCCGCGACTGCCCGGCTTGTCGTTCTCGATCGAGCTCGCCGTGCGGATGATAGAGATTTCCGCGTTCTCGATCCTCTTCGTCGCAACCAGCCGTTACGGCAGGGCCCGCTGGCTGTCATCCCGGGCTTTGATCATCGGCGGAGAATGCAGCTATTCGATCTACCTGCTGCACCCTTTCCTGATCCGCCTTGCAATGATCGGCAAGTCCAACCAGCCCGGCTTTGTCGAGCTGGTGATCCGGCTGGCCCTCTTCGTTGGGATCGCGACAGCGGTCGCCTTGATCTCCTATATACTTATCGAGGCCCGAGGACGAGCGTGGATCCGGCGCGCGTTGGGAAGCAGCGCGCCGCGGGAGGTGATCCAAGCCAAAGTGAGCTGA
- a CDS encoding PAS domain-containing protein — translation MSKNVDFGLACDRLRSLTIGRMIFGSFLLLLAVITATSMASVIAIRHIDSTFAELQRLQGVGDLAEEIDQRMNELRLAARDFVTDPGSRSDRVMEAATELSALLKKTRLQLAPEQQATIDGVSQRLANYREGIDRISALIAQRAELLSGLPAAREGFEAAIAGVTDRGTARALFQVQNQVGAALLARDPAGAEQAARSMRALPIEDANLRAAVDRYAQAIIAISGTEDEIARLDKEVLGIEGRLIGRVTELLRALSASQGKVLSRDFARTLAETKWQSIIFGTSGVLIGIFAAWFVVRRTVKPLASIARSIRALAAGEKATSIPQTDVQNEIGDIARAAEVFRQTLQDADAAREAAVRALAEQRLAEESYRKLFEASIDGIYVTTPSGLVLNANPALARIMGYESPSELIQGVNDIADTIYVHPLARERYQRLMRRDGMVREFEYQVRRRNGEIRWLSDSATVVRDESGEVVRYEGVVRDITDQKRAEDAIAEGRRLLQQVIDTVPAVINVKDRELRYVLMNRYMAGIFNVEPEDALGRTTGELMSRYGASKTDSNDKRVLATKDGLGFYEEEYLDSSNVMRQWLVNKLPLLDADGEVDKIVTVALDIGERKKSEHEMRKAKEAAETALRNLRDTQASLIEAEKLAALGRMVAGVAHEVNNPVGISLTVASALERKTDLFSEAVTRGELRRSSLNEFIDTSRNAAAQLVANLNRAAELIQSFKQVAADRNYSDQRSFDLADLTEQVVMSLRPGVRRQNLTINVDCQPNLVMNSYPGPYGQVLTNLFLNAVAHAFPDGRSGVIEIRARESGRDNVEIIFSDNGCGMSLDVRRRAFDPFFTTRRDQGGTGLGLHIVYNIVTNRLGGRLDLDTEPGAGTRVQIILPRTAPLEQAAE, via the coding sequence ATGAGTAAAAACGTTGATTTCGGCCTCGCCTGTGATCGCCTCCGATCCCTCACGATCGGACGGATGATCTTTGGCAGCTTTTTGCTGCTGCTCGCCGTCATCACCGCCACCAGCATGGCGAGCGTCATCGCCATCCGCCACATCGACTCCACCTTTGCCGAGTTGCAGCGGCTGCAGGGCGTCGGCGATCTCGCCGAGGAGATCGATCAGCGCATGAATGAGCTGCGGCTCGCCGCGCGCGACTTCGTCACCGATCCCGGCTCGCGCTCCGACCGCGTGATGGAGGCGGCGACCGAGCTCAGCGCGCTCCTGAAGAAGACGCGGCTGCAACTGGCGCCGGAGCAGCAGGCGACCATCGATGGCGTCTCGCAGCGGCTGGCGAATTATCGCGAGGGCATCGACCGGATCAGTGCGCTGATCGCACAGCGCGCCGAGCTGCTGTCAGGACTGCCAGCCGCGCGCGAGGGTTTTGAGGCGGCGATCGCCGGTGTTACCGATCGTGGCACGGCGCGAGCCTTGTTCCAGGTGCAGAACCAGGTCGGAGCGGCGCTGCTGGCGCGTGATCCCGCCGGCGCCGAGCAGGCGGCCCGCAGCATGCGCGCGCTGCCGATCGAGGATGCCAATTTGCGGGCGGCCGTGGACCGCTATGCCCAAGCGATCATCGCGATCTCCGGCACCGAGGACGAGATTGCACGGCTCGACAAGGAGGTGCTCGGCATCGAGGGCCGGCTGATCGGCCGCGTCACCGAGCTGTTGCGCGCACTGAGCGCCAGCCAGGGCAAGGTGCTGTCGCGCGACTTCGCCCGCACGCTCGCGGAAACGAAGTGGCAGAGCATCATCTTCGGCACATCGGGCGTGCTGATCGGCATCTTTGCCGCGTGGTTCGTGGTGCGTCGGACGGTGAAGCCGCTCGCTTCCATCGCGCGCTCGATCCGGGCGCTGGCGGCCGGCGAGAAGGCGACCTCGATTCCGCAGACCGACGTCCAGAACGAGATCGGCGACATCGCGCGTGCCGCCGAAGTGTTCCGGCAGACGCTGCAGGACGCCGATGCCGCCCGCGAGGCGGCGGTGCGTGCGCTCGCCGAGCAGCGGCTCGCCGAGGAGAGCTATCGCAAGCTGTTCGAAGCCTCGATCGACGGCATCTATGTGACCACCCCGAGCGGCCTCGTGCTCAACGCCAACCCGGCGCTGGCGCGCATCATGGGCTACGAGTCCCCGAGCGAGCTGATCCAGGGCGTCAACGACATCGCCGACACGATCTATGTCCACCCGCTGGCGCGCGAGCGCTACCAGCGGCTGATGCGGCGCGACGGCATGGTGCGCGAGTTCGAATATCAGGTGCGCCGGCGCAATGGCGAGATCCGCTGGCTGTCGGACAGCGCCACCGTGGTGCGCGACGAGAGCGGCGAGGTCGTCCGCTACGAAGGCGTGGTCCGCGACATCACCGATCAGAAACGCGCGGAAGATGCGATCGCGGAAGGGCGGCGATTGCTGCAGCAGGTCATCGACACCGTGCCGGCGGTGATCAACGTCAAGGATCGCGAGCTGCGCTATGTGCTGATGAACCGCTACATGGCCGGCATCTTCAACGTCGAGCCCGAGGATGCGCTGGGGCGCACCACGGGCGAGCTGATGTCGCGCTATGGCGCAAGCAAGACCGATTCCAACGACAAGCGTGTGCTGGCGACGAAGGACGGACTGGGCTTCTACGAGGAAGAATATCTGGATTCCAGCAACGTGATGCGGCAGTGGCTGGTCAACAAGCTGCCGCTGCTCGATGCCGACGGCGAGGTCGACAAGATCGTTACCGTGGCGCTCGACATCGGCGAGCGCAAGAAGAGCGAGCACGAGATGCGCAAGGCGAAGGAGGCGGCCGAGACCGCGCTCCGGAACCTGCGCGACACCCAGGCCTCGCTGATCGAGGCGGAGAAACTCGCTGCGCTCGGACGCATGGTCGCGGGCGTCGCGCATGAGGTCAACAATCCCGTCGGCATCAGCCTGACGGTGGCCTCCGCGCTCGAGCGCAAGACCGATCTGTTCAGCGAGGCGGTGACGCGCGGCGAGCTCCGGCGCTCCAGCCTCAACGAGTTCATCGACACCAGCCGCAATGCAGCCGCCCAGCTGGTCGCCAATCTCAATCGCGCGGCCGAGCTGATTCAGTCGTTCAAGCAAGTCGCGGCGGATCGCAACTACTCGGACCAGCGCAGTTTCGATCTGGCCGATCTCACCGAGCAGGTGGTGATGAGTCTGCGCCCGGGCGTGCGTAGACAGAACCTGACGATCAATGTCGATTGCCAGCCCAATCTGGTGATGAACAGCTATCCCGGCCCCTATGGTCAGGTTCTGACCAACCTGTTCCTCAACGCCGTCGCGCATGCATTCCCAGACGGGCGCAGCGGAGTGATCGAGATCCGGGCGCGCGAGTCCGGGCGCGACAATGTCGAGATCATCTTTTCTGACAATGGCTGCGGCATGTCGCTCGACGTCCGCCGCCGCGCCTTCGATCCGTTCTTCACGACGCGCCGCGACCAGGGCGGCACGGGGCTCGGGCTGCACATCGTCTACAACATCGTCACCAACAGGCTGGGTGGCCGGCTCGATCTCGACACCGAGCCTGGCGCGGGCACACGCGTTCAGATCATCCTCCCGCGGACGGCGCCGCTGGAGCAGGCGGCGGAGTAG
- a CDS encoding DUF3775 domain-containing protein gives MTTTPPNLSISPEKVAFVVTKVHQYEMEAAEPELLADLTDDDSAPGTGGRGATTDRSELVSFIRGLNVDEQIDLVALMWLGRGDGSLENWDELRAQAAQAHNNRTATYLIETPMLGDYLEEALSEFGLSLEDFEESL, from the coding sequence ATGACCACCACCCCTCCCAACCTCTCGATCTCGCCGGAGAAGGTCGCCTTCGTCGTAACGAAGGTGCATCAATATGAAATGGAAGCGGCCGAGCCGGAGCTGCTGGCAGATCTGACCGACGATGACTCTGCTCCCGGGACAGGTGGACGCGGTGCGACAACGGACCGATCCGAGCTCGTCAGCTTCATCAGGGGCCTGAACGTCGACGAGCAGATCGACCTGGTCGCGCTGATGTGGTTGGGCCGCGGCGACGGCTCGCTCGAGAACTGGGATGAGCTGCGCGCGCAGGCCGCGCAGGCTCACAACAACCGCACGGCCACCTATCTGATCGAGACGCCGATGCTTGGTGATTATCTCGAGGAGGCTCTGTCCGAATTCGGCCTCTCTCTGGAAGATTTTGAGGAAAGCCTCTAG
- a CDS encoding VOC family protein codes for MLNVTWDHIHLRSPDPEATANWLHEVLGGEIVRHPGRIDVKLGGASVFIAKVEPGDGVNAAPETPHRGLDHFGLTVKDIDAAAAELKAKGVTFTTEPTTIRPGVRICFIRGPEGISIELLERDKKYV; via the coding sequence ATGTTGAACGTCACCTGGGACCATATTCATCTGCGCAGCCCGGATCCGGAAGCGACCGCCAACTGGCTGCACGAGGTTCTCGGCGGCGAGATCGTCCGCCATCCCGGCCGCATCGACGTCAAACTTGGCGGCGCCAGCGTGTTCATTGCCAAGGTCGAGCCTGGCGACGGCGTCAATGCGGCGCCCGAGACGCCCCACCGGGGCCTCGATCATTTCGGCCTCACCGTGAAGGACATCGACGCCGCGGCGGCCGAGCTGAAGGCCAAGGGCGTCACCTTCACGACCGAGCCGACCACGATCCGCCCCGGCGTGCGCATCTGCTTCATCCGCGGTCCCGAGGGCATCTCCATCGAGCTGCTGGAGCGCGACAAGAAATACGTCTGA
- a CDS encoding host attachment protein, which yields MDKMKVGTGDWIVVCDGRKALILENVGDSMFPNLHTKEVHEHENDRTSAQGSDAPGSVQQSFGHARSSVEQTDWHDQAERAFLKQIADRLHHAVLAGETKGVTMVASPRALGMIRADYSDAVRRVLHGEVHKDLVKLPVYEIEKQLLA from the coding sequence ATGGACAAGATGAAGGTCGGAACCGGTGATTGGATCGTCGTTTGCGACGGTCGCAAAGCGCTGATCCTCGAGAACGTCGGCGACAGCATGTTTCCGAACCTGCACACCAAGGAGGTGCATGAGCATGAGAACGACCGCACGAGCGCGCAGGGCTCCGACGCGCCCGGCTCGGTTCAGCAATCGTTCGGCCACGCCCGAAGCTCAGTCGAGCAGACGGACTGGCATGATCAGGCCGAGCGGGCCTTTCTGAAGCAGATCGCCGACCGCCTGCATCACGCCGTCCTGGCTGGCGAAACCAAGGGCGTGACGATGGTGGCCTCGCCGCGTGCCCTCGGAATGATCCGCGCCGATTATTCCGACGCGGTGCGCAGGGTCCTGCATGGCGAGGTCCACAAGGATCTGGTCAAGCTGCCGGTCTATGAAATCGAGAAACAGCTGCTGGCTTGA
- a CDS encoding GCG_CRPN prefix-to-repeats domain-containing protein, translating into MAIVASAGPTLANESCGPGCHVAPNGGCVVNGWESGAPLWNECPAGARPRPPCGAAFKWSRQARACIIK; encoded by the coding sequence ATGGCCATCGTAGCGTCAGCGGGGCCCACGCTTGCCAACGAATCCTGTGGTCCGGGCTGTCATGTCGCGCCCAATGGCGGCTGCGTGGTGAATGGCTGGGAGTCGGGAGCTCCCCTGTGGAATGAGTGCCCTGCAGGTGCGCGGCCGAGGCCGCCATGCGGCGCAGCATTCAAGTGGAGCCGGCAAGCAAGGGCCTGCATCATCAAGTGA